From Halorussus lipolyticus:
ACTCGATAACCGTGAGTACCGTCTCCGCTCGTTTCGATGACGCCCCACGAGCCAGAGCCAGCGTGTTTCAAACGTTCGAATCCAACTATGTCCTCCGTATTCAGGTCCAAAGCCGTGTTCCGGATTTCGACCGGACCGCCTTCGTTCAGTTTAAGGTACTCGGTGGCCGTGCTTCCGTCCCACGAGTAAATCCGTGCGGTGTCGGTCAAGTCGGTGTCGAACCGCCAGCTGTTCCCGTCATCGTCGGTGTCTGCGCCAAGGTGGATTTTGTCGGTTTCGACCGTTCCGACTCTGATACCGTCGTGGTTTGGTGCTTCGAGCAGACCGTCGTCATTAGTGTCTTTGAGATTTCCACCGATGGGAAGCGTTTGCCAACTACTGCCGTCGTGGTAGTACACGTCGCCCGTGTCCTTGGCGAAGAACAGCCATCCTTTCGAGCCGAGACCCTGCTCGTCACCGTCGTTACCGATGAAGGCGTCTCGGAAGGCCATCAGACCGTGTGCGGACGCTGTTCCGGTAAAGCTCCGAAGACCACCTGCGCCCGCCAGCATCGCGCCGAGCGTCAGGAGTCCGCGGCGACTGAGTTTCGATACGTTCTCGTCGTCAGGGGATTCGTTTCGAGCCACAGAATACTCTCAACACGGCGAGAATTTCTCGATAACTGTTCTCTAGCTACAGAAATTAATCGGACTAAATTGATAGCCGACGCTACACGAATTTCGGGGCGAGGAGTCGAGACGACGCCCAACTGGTGGGAGAGGAGGCCCCATCGGTCTATCTGGTCCTTGACGGCCTCACAGCGCTCGGTGTCGGCGAGTCGGGAATACCTCTGATTAGCTACATGCTCGCCATGAAATTCGGGACGTAGGCAAGCCGGACGATGACCTACCTGACCAACTACACAATTGGAAAATAAACCAAATTATTTCTTTCCCACTATCTATCACGTCCCTATCCGGCACGCGCCATCGTCGCTCGAGGTCGTCGGGGAGTCTCACTCTCGGACAACGACCGACTGCTCGGCGGACGCGGTTCGTCTGCCGCTGGATGGGGCCGCAGGAGATTGAGGAGCCGTGAGGCCGTCGTGGTGCTACGCGGGTTGCGGGAGACGGTGTTGCGCAAGCCCAGCTAGCTCCGCTTTCGCGTTCAGCAGTCGCTACAGAACCCGTCTACTTTCGGCTTCCGTGTCCCTCGCAATCGCCTTCGCAAACGTGTTAACCCCCGGAACGGAACCCTCCACTATGGTCGTTTCGAGTGCTCCGGGCAAGGTCTACCTGTTCGGAGAACACGCGGTCGTCTACGGCGAACCGGCGGTTCCCTGCGCCATCGAACTCCGGGCGCGGGTCACCGTCGAGGAGCGCGACGACGACCACATCCGAGTACACGCAGAGGACCTGAGTTTGAACGGCTTCACGGTCGAGTACGGCGACGAGACCAGCGCGCCCGACGTGGACGCCTCCGAGTCGCTGGTCGAGGCCGGCATCAGCTACATCGACGCCGCCGTCGAGCAGGCCCGCGAGGCCGCCGGGCGACCCGACGCCGGTTTCGACATCACCGTCGAAAGCGAGATTCCGCTCGGCGCGGGACTCGGCTCCTCGGCCGCGGTCACGGTGGCCGGCATCGACGCCGGGACCCGCGAGTTGGGCGTCGAACTCACCACTCAGGAGGTCGCCGAGCGCGCCTATCAGGCCGAACTCGAAGTCCAGAACGGCGAGGCCTCTCGTGCCGACACCTTCTGCTCGGCGACCGGCGGCGCGGTCCACGTCGAGGGCGACGACTGCCGGGCCATCGAGGCCCCGGACCTACCGTTCGTCATCGGCTTCGACGGCGGCGCGGGCGACACCGGCGAACTCGTGGCGGGCGTCCGGGCGCTCCGCGAGAGCTACGACTTCGCGGCCGATACGGTCGCAAACATCGGCGACATCGTGCGCTCCGGCGAGGCGGCCCTCACCGAGGGTAACATCGAGGAACTCGGCAAGTTGATGAACTTCAACCACGGGCTATTGGAGGCACTCGGGGTCTCCTCGCGCTCGCTGGACCAGATGGTCTGGGCGGCCCGCGACGCCGGCGCGCTCGGTGCGAAGCTAACCGGCGCGGGCGGCGGCGGGTGTATCGTCGCGCTCGACCCGACCGACGCGACCGAGACCGCGCTCGGCTACACGCCGGGGTGCGAGGACGCCTTCCGCGCCGAACTGGACACCGACGGCGTGCGCGCGGAGGAGGCCTGAGATGACCACTATCGTCAAACTCGGCGGGAGCGTCATCACGGACAAGGACCGCGCCGAGGCGCTCGACGGCCCGGCGCTGAATCGCACCGCAGACGCCATCGCCGACGCGCTTGCGAACGGAGATGTCTCTGACCTCGTGGTAGTCCACGGTGGCGGAAGCTTCGGCCACCACTACGCCAGCAAACACGGCGTCTCGAAGACCGAGGGCACCGACGACGCGGGTGCGGCCCTCGAAATCCACGGCGCGATGAAGACCCTCAACGAGTTCGTCCTGTCGCGCCTCCACGACCGGGACGTGCCCGCCGTACCGGTCCACCCCTTCTCGGCGGCCTGCCGGAACCGCGAGGCGGACCTGTCGCTGATGACCGAGCAGGTCGAGACCATGCTCGGCGAGGAGTTCGTCCCGGTCCTCCACGGCGACGGCGTGGTCCACGAGGGCGAAGGCATCAGCGTCCTCAGTGGCGACGAAGTGGTCACGGCCGTCGCCGAGGACATCGACGCCGAGCGCGTGGGGTTCTGTTCGACAGTGCCGGGCGTGCTGGACGACGAAGAGGACGTAATTCCCGAAATCCGGTCCTACGACGAGGTGGCCGAGTTCCTCGGCGGGAGCGACGCGACCGACGTGACCGGCGGGATGGCCGGGAAGGTCCGGGCGTTGCTGTCGCTCGGCGCGCCCGCCACGATTTTCGGTCCCGACGACCTCCGGAACTTCCTCGCGGGCGGGAGTCCCGGCACGCGAATCGACGGGCGAGACTGAGAATGACCGCTCTCGACCGGTCGGTCCGCAGAACTGTCGAGTTGGCGCTCGCAGTTGCGGTCCTCGCCATCGTGGTGGTCCTGACGACGGACTTCCCCGTCACGTATCCGGCGTGGCCGACGCTCGGTGGCTTCCCGGTAAACCCCGAACTCGTCGTCCCCGGACTCCTCGGCCTCGTCACGCTGGTCGGAGCAGTCTCCGATGGTCTCGGTGCTGGCTCGCTCGTCGAAGGCGTTGCCGCGCTCGTCGTCGGTGTGTTGGGAGCGATAACACTCCTACTGGCGAGTGCGAGTCTCCATACCCTCTACATCGGAACTGCCGGCGGTATTTTCGGCGGCGGAATCCTGACCCTCTCGGTGGGGATACCGCTGGCGCTCGTCGTGGTCCTCCGGCGGCCCGTCGGCACGGCCGCTGGCGTTCTTGTCTCAGCCCTTTCGGGGTAGTCGGACTGGCGGTCCTCGGCCCCGTCTCCGAGCGACCATGCGAAGCGTCCGGCCGGAGTTCACCCCGTTCTGCTATTTAAACCTCGTCCGCTCCGGCTTACGACGTTTGTAGCCCGAATACGGGTTTGTTGCACACATTTTGAATGTTATAGAAACCGAAACTCTCATACGTTCGTCGCGCTCGGTTAATCCCGGCAGTTTTTATTACCGGGACGCGTAAATCACCCATAGACCGATAGCGCGCCGGGACGTGGCTCGCGCCACCGCACGGTCCTTCCGACGGCTGTAAGACGCCGCGGCCGGGACCGTGACGCCGCGCGCAGGTTTACGTGAGTACGGACGCCACGTGGTGTGGCCGCCACGAAAACAAGGATGGCTTCGCCACCGAGCGTGGCTTTGCGTACATAAGGTGAAACTATGGAAATCGAAATTGCAACCATCGGCGGTTACGAAGAAGTTGGGCGGCAGTGTACTGCCGTGCGAGCAGGCGACGACGTTGTCATCTTCGACATGGGGCTGAACCTCTCGAAGGTACTGCTTCACGACAACGTAGAGACCGAGAAACTGCACAGTCTGGACCTCATCGACATGGGGGCCATCCCGGACGACCGCGTGATGTCGGACCTCGAAGGCGACGTGCAGGCCATCGTCCCGACTCACGGCCACCTCGACCACATCGGAGCCATCTCGAAGTTGGCACACCGGTACAACGCACCGGTCGTCGCCTCGCCCTACACAATCGAACTGGTCAAACAGCAGATTCAGGGCGAGGAGAAGTTCGGCGTCGAGAACGACCTCGTGAAGATGGACGCGGGCGAAACGATGTCCATCGGCGACTCCGGGCAGGTCGAACTGGAGTTCGTCAACGTGACTCACTCCATCATCGACGCCATCAACCCGGTCCTCCACACGCCGGAGGGCGCAGTCGTCTACGGTCTCGACAAGCGGATGGACCACACGCCGGTTCTGGGCGACCCCATCGACATGAAGCGGTTCCGAGAAATCGGCCGCGAGGGCGAAGGCGTGCTGGCCTACATCGAGGACTGTACGAACGCCGGCCGA
This genomic window contains:
- the mvk gene encoding mevalonate kinase translates to MVVSSAPGKVYLFGEHAVVYGEPAVPCAIELRARVTVEERDDDHIRVHAEDLSLNGFTVEYGDETSAPDVDASESLVEAGISYIDAAVEQAREAAGRPDAGFDITVESEIPLGAGLGSSAAVTVAGIDAGTRELGVELTTQEVAERAYQAELEVQNGEASRADTFCSATGGAVHVEGDDCRAIEAPDLPFVIGFDGGAGDTGELVAGVRALRESYDFAADTVANIGDIVRSGEAALTEGNIEELGKLMNFNHGLLEALGVSSRSLDQMVWAARDAGALGAKLTGAGGGGCIVALDPTDATETALGYTPGCEDAFRAELDTDGVRAEEA
- a CDS encoding isopentenyl phosphate kinase: MTTIVKLGGSVITDKDRAEALDGPALNRTADAIADALANGDVSDLVVVHGGGSFGHHYASKHGVSKTEGTDDAGAALEIHGAMKTLNEFVLSRLHDRDVPAVPVHPFSAACRNREADLSLMTEQVETMLGEEFVPVLHGDGVVHEGEGISVLSGDEVVTAVAEDIDAERVGFCSTVPGVLDDEEDVIPEIRSYDEVAEFLGGSDATDVTGGMAGKVRALLSLGAPATIFGPDDLRNFLAGGSPGTRIDGRD